One window from the genome of Clostridia bacterium encodes:
- a CDS encoding RnfABCDGE type electron transport complex subunit B yields the protein MATKLYLAILIPALVLVVIALIFAIVLAFLGKKLEVKRDEKIVKVESLLSGANCGGCGYAGCSAFAEALCNGKADLSSCNATSKANKDRIAAILGTVNEGEEMSFVVCCNGGSDCEDKYDYHGYGDCASMEMLAGGRKACPVGCMGAGTCVKHCDHHACDIVEKGYARINDRRCTLCSKCAKSCPKGLIKKVPARAKVYVACSNHAKGKEVRSYCKSGCIGCGLCARNCPNGAITVVDNLAVIDYAKCTGCGVCASKCPSKCIKTR from the coding sequence ATGGCTACGAAATTATATCTTGCGATTTTGATTCCCGCTCTCGTGCTTGTCGTCATAGCGTTGATCTTTGCGATCGTGCTCGCGTTCCTCGGGAAGAAACTCGAAGTCAAGCGCGATGAAAAGATCGTCAAGGTCGAATCGCTCTTGTCCGGCGCGAACTGCGGAGGTTGCGGCTATGCGGGATGCAGCGCGTTTGCGGAAGCTTTATGCAACGGAAAGGCGGATCTTTCTTCCTGCAACGCGACGAGCAAGGCGAATAAAGACCGGATCGCCGCGATCCTCGGAACGGTAAACGAGGGGGAAGAGATGTCCTTCGTCGTCTGCTGCAACGGCGGAAGCGATTGCGAGGATAAATACGATTATCACGGTTACGGCGACTGCGCTTCGATGGAAATGCTCGCGGGCGGCAGAAAGGCTTGTCCCGTCGGTTGTATGGGCGCGGGAACCTGCGTCAAGCATTGCGATCATCACGCGTGTGATATCGTCGAAAAGGGCTACGCGCGGATCAACGACCGGCGCTGCACGCTCTGCTCGAAATGCGCGAAATCCTGTCCGAAAGGATTGATCAAAAAGGTACCGGCGCGCGCCAAAGTGTACGTCGCCTGCTCCAATCACGCGAAAGGAAAAGAAGTTCGTTCGTATTGCAAGTCAGGCTGTATCGGGTGCGGCCTGTGCGCGAGGAATTGCCCGAACGGCGCGATCACGGTCGTCGATAACCTTGCCGTGATCGATTATGCGAAATGCACGGGGTGCGGCGTTTGCGCGTCGAAATGCCCCTCGAAGTGTATCAAAACCAGATAA
- the rsxA gene encoding electron transport complex subunit RsxA produces the protein MNLYFTIIVGSVFVNNFVLSQFLGICPFLGVSKKTNTALGMGFAVIFVMSLASVFTYIVNEFVLLKLHLEYMQTIAFILIIAALVQSVEIVIKKFSPSLYSALGVYLPLITTNCAVLGVAILNVQKAYNLLQSFLNGFFAGVGFTLAIVLLAGVRERINPKNVPESFRGFPITLIAAALLSMGFSAFSGMFGIS, from the coding sequence ATGAATCTGTATTTTACGATCATCGTCGGTTCCGTCTTCGTCAATAACTTCGTTTTGAGTCAGTTCCTCGGGATCTGCCCCTTCCTCGGCGTCTCGAAAAAGACGAATACCGCGCTCGGCATGGGTTTTGCGGTCATCTTCGTTATGTCGCTCGCGTCGGTGTTTACCTATATCGTGAACGAGTTCGTCCTCTTGAAACTGCATCTCGAATATATGCAGACGATCGCCTTTATTTTGATCATCGCCGCGCTCGTGCAGTCGGTCGAGATCGTCATCAAAAAATTCAGTCCGTCGCTTTACAGCGCGCTCGGCGTCTATCTCCCTTTGATAACGACGAACTGCGCCGTTCTCGGCGTCGCGATCTTGAACGTTCAAAAGGCGTATAACCTCCTGCAATCCTTCCTGAACGGATTCTTTGCGGGCGTCGGTTTTACGCTTGCGATCGTCCTTCTCGCGGGTGTGCGCGAGAGGATCAACCCCAAAAACGTCCCCGAATCCTTCCGCGGTTTCCCGATCACTTTGATCGCCGCCGCGCTTCTCAGTATGGGATTCAGCGCGTTCTCGGGTATGTTCGGGATTTCATAA
- a CDS encoding electron transport complex subunit E: MKSKKLGILTNGVVKSNPTFRLVLGTCPTLAVTTQAINGLAMGAAVTFVLLCSNVMISLLKNVIPDRVRIPAYVVIIATFVTVVQMVMQKFLPSLYDALGVFLPLIVVNCIILARAEAFASCNPVLDSALDGIGMGFGFTLSLTFIGIVRELLGAGSFFNLPIGSLGNVSMTVFILPAGGFLVYGTLMALVNFLTRLAENRKYEKTERAASPEKEA, encoded by the coding sequence ATGAAAAGCAAAAAACTCGGCATTTTGACAAACGGCGTCGTTAAGAGTAATCCGACGTTTAGGCTCGTCCTCGGGACCTGTCCGACCCTCGCCGTGACGACGCAGGCGATCAACGGTCTTGCGATGGGCGCGGCGGTTACGTTCGTCCTCTTATGCTCCAACGTTATGATTTCCCTTTTGAAGAACGTGATCCCCGATCGCGTCAGGATTCCCGCGTACGTCGTCATTATCGCGACGTTCGTTACGGTCGTCCAAATGGTTATGCAAAAATTCCTTCCGTCGTTATACGACGCGCTCGGCGTTTTCCTGCCGCTTATCGTCGTTAACTGCATTATTTTGGCGCGCGCGGAGGCTTTCGCTTCCTGCAATCCCGTTTTGGACAGCGCGCTCGACGGAATCGGTATGGGCTTCGGCTTTACGCTGAGTCTGACCTTTATCGGCATCGTTCGCGAACTGCTCGGCGCAGGCTCGTTCTTCAATCTTCCGATCGGGTCTCTCGGCAACGTCTCGATGACGGTCTTTATTCTCCCCGCGGGCGGCTTCCTCGTCTACGGGACTTTGATGGCGCTCGTCAATTTCCTGACGCGCCTTGCGGAAAACAGGAAGTACGAAAAGACGGAGCGTGCGGCTTCGCCAGAGAAGGAGGCGTGA
- a CDS encoding FMN-binding protein, which yields MKTRSIGYEIFKIALVLVVIAGIAGALLGLVNHFTKVDAEELVARKATAVYNGDLKKFPLREGIGQEIRFEGGNVFAVYVPKDPAVTDVFVLCAEGEGAYKGTLQLLINITGGKIAKIAKYEANETPGLGSKALEESYFKQFYGAPITADFEGFKLVKSSPAGSGEVKAVSGASKSSTAVTNAVNAAALWYKTVILKGGAK from the coding sequence ATGAAAACGAGAAGTATAGGCTACGAAATTTTTAAGATTGCTCTCGTTCTCGTCGTCATCGCGGGAATCGCCGGCGCGCTCCTCGGCCTCGTAAATCATTTTACGAAGGTGGACGCGGAAGAGCTCGTCGCGAGGAAAGCGACGGCGGTTTATAACGGCGATCTCAAAAAGTTCCCGTTGAGAGAGGGAATCGGGCAGGAGATCCGCTTCGAAGGCGGAAATGTCTTCGCGGTGTACGTCCCGAAAGATCCCGCTGTAACGGACGTTTTCGTCCTTTGCGCGGAAGGCGAGGGAGCGTATAAAGGCACCTTGCAACTCTTGATCAATATCACGGGCGGCAAGATCGCGAAGATCGCGAAATATGAAGCGAACGAGACTCCGGGTCTCGGAAGCAAAGCGTTGGAAGAGAGTTATTTCAAGCAGTTTTACGGCGCGCCGATCACGGCGGATTTCGAGGGATTCAAGCTCGTCAAATCCTCGCCCGCCGGCAGCGGCGAAGTCAAAGCGGTCAGCGGCGCGAGCAAATCGAGCACGGCGGTAACGAACGCCGTCAACGCCGCGGCTTTATGGTATAAAACGGTGATACTCAAAGGGGGCGCAAAATGA
- a CDS encoding RnfABCDGE type electron transport complex subunit D — translation MSRFIVSSSPHIANKRTVSGIMLEVLIALVPAVVASVCFFGFYALFLEILSMGAAVGAECLFNLALKKEQTYKDCSAMVTGLLLALNLPVSVPFYVPIIGSAFAIVFVKMLFGGIGKNFANPAIAGRIFLLLAWASFMTHFVKPIVWGDNEAFKYFACILKGQDGLKEVAAVTTATPLSSLRTSVEYAKDLPILSMFLGKTGGSLGETSALALLIGGAYLIVRRIIDWRVPVTFIGTVALFALIYGAAKGNAGAFILPSVLGGGLFLGAFFMATDYATTPNTKWGLVVFAFGCGLITSLIRFFGNYPEGVSFAILLMNICTPLIDKAIKPRPFGAVKVKKEGGAK, via the coding sequence ATGAGTCGTTTTATCGTTTCTTCCTCTCCGCATATCGCGAATAAACGCACGGTCTCGGGCATTATGCTCGAAGTCTTGATCGCGCTCGTTCCCGCGGTGGTCGCTTCCGTCTGTTTCTTCGGATTTTACGCGCTTTTTCTCGAAATTCTTTCGATGGGCGCGGCGGTCGGCGCGGAGTGTTTGTTCAATTTGGCGTTAAAGAAAGAGCAGACTTATAAAGACTGTTCCGCGATGGTAACGGGGCTTTTGCTCGCTTTGAATCTTCCCGTTTCCGTTCCGTTTTACGTCCCGATCATCGGAAGCGCGTTTGCGATCGTCTTCGTAAAGATGCTGTTCGGCGGGATCGGAAAGAACTTCGCGAACCCGGCGATCGCGGGAAGAATTTTCCTCTTGCTCGCGTGGGCTTCCTTTATGACTCATTTCGTAAAACCGATCGTTTGGGGCGATAACGAAGCCTTTAAGTATTTCGCTTGCATTTTGAAAGGGCAAGACGGGCTGAAAGAAGTCGCCGCGGTAACGACGGCGACGCCGCTGTCTTCTCTCCGCACGAGCGTCGAATACGCAAAAGATCTCCCGATTCTTTCGATGTTTTTAGGGAAGACGGGCGGTTCGCTCGGCGAAACGAGCGCGCTTGCGCTCTTGATCGGCGGCGCGTATCTGATCGTCCGCAGAATCATCGATTGGCGCGTCCCCGTCACCTTTATCGGGACGGTCGCTTTGTTCGCTTTGATCTACGGCGCGGCGAAAGGAAACGCGGGCGCGTTTATCCTTCCTTCCGTCCTCGGGGGCGGTTTGTTCCTCGGCGCTTTCTTTATGGCGACCGATTACGCGACCACGCCGAATACCAAGTGGGGGCTCGTCGTCTTTGCGTTCGGTTGCGGTTTGATCACGTCTTTGATCCGTTTCTTCGGCAACTATCCCGAAGGCGTTTCCTTCGCGATCCTTTTGATGAATATCTGCACTCCGCTGATCGATAAAGCGATCAAGCCCCGTCCGTTCGGCGCGGTGAAAGTGAAGAAAGAAGGAGGCGCGAAATGA